In Aminivibrio sp., the sequence CCGGTGCGGGCCGTTCGGCGCTCCCGCCGCTGAAGGGAAGGACGAACTCCCGGCTCTCCCTCAGTTCCGCGGATCTGCCCCTGCCCGTGTCGGACACCACCCGCACCCTGAAGACGAGTTCCGCCACCGATTCCCTGACCCGCTCCATCATTTCCTGGAACAGGTTGTAGGATTCGAACTGGTACTCCAGGAGGGGGTCCTTCTGGCCGATGGCCCTGAGTCCGATTCCCCGGCGCAGCTCGTCCATGGCCAGCAGGTGATCCTTCCAGCCGTTGTCCAGGGTGTGGAGGATGAGAAACCGCAGAAGATCTCCTCCCTCCTCACCGAAGGTTTCTACCTTGCTGAGGAAGCGGCCCCGGATCTCCTCCTTCAAGCCGTCTTTCCGGCCGAGCATGTCTCTGGGGTTGTCCACTCCCTCGAGATGCCCCTCGAGCCCCGGACCGAATATGGCCTTCAGCCTGGCCTGGGCCCGTACCGGATCGGACTCCCCTTCCTCGGGGAAGTACTTCTCGAGGATATCCTCCACCACGCCGTCGATCACTTCCCAGACGCGGTCCACGATGCCGTCGTCCGAGAGAATCTGCTGCCTCTCGGCATAGACGGCCTCCCGCTGCCGGTTCATCACGTTGTCGTAGGCGAGGAGCTGCTTCCGTATGTCGAAGTGCATCTCCTCCACCTTTTTCTGGGCGGAGGCGATGGCCCTGGTAAGAAGGGGGTGTTCGATGGACTCCCCCTCCTCCATCCCCAGCTTCTCCATCAGCCCCTGGATCCTCTCCGAACCGAAGAGGCGAAGGAGATCGTCCTCAAGGGAGAGGTAGAACCGGCTCGAACCGGGATCCCCCTGCCGCCCGGCCCGTCCCCGGAGCTGGTTGTCGATCCTCCGGGCCTCGTGGCGCTCCGTGCCGATGATCTTCAGTCCGCCGAGCTCCTTTACCCGCTCCCGCTCCGCGCGGCACTGCTCCCGGAATTTCTCCAGGAGAGAGGCGTAGACCTCCTGTTCCTTCGAGGGGTCGCGATTCTCCGACCTGAGAGCTTCCTTGGCCAGGAACTCGGGATTGCCGCCGAGAAGGATGTCCGTTCCGCGGCCCGCCATGTTCGTGGCCACAGTGACTGCCCCGAGATGGCCGGCCTGGGCCACGATCTGGGCTTCCCTCTCGTGGTGCTTGGCGTTCAGCACCTGGTGGGGGACCTTCCGGGACTTCAGGAGTTTGCTGATCCTCTCGGAGTTTTCGATGGAGGTGGTGCCCACGAGGACCGGGCAGCCCAGGGAGTGAGACTCCTGTATCTCGTCGGCCACGGCGGCGAACTTTTCGGCCACCGTGCGGTAGATGACGTCGGGATAGTCGTTCCTGATCATGTCCACGTTGGTGGGGACCACGATGACCTCGAGACCGTAGATTTCCTTGAACTCCTCGGCCTCGGTGGCGGCGGTTCCCGTCATGCCCGCCAGTTTGCGGTACATGCGGAAATAATTCTGCAGGGTGATGGTGGCAAGGGTCTGGCTCTCCCTGCCCACCTTGACTCCCTCCTTGGCCTCAATGGCCTGGTGGAGTCCGTCGGAGTACCGCCGTCCCATCATGAGCCTGCCGGTGAATTCGTCGACGATGAGAATCTCCCCGTCTTTGACCACGTAATGGACGTCCTTCTGGAAGAGAACGTGGGCTTTGAGGGCCTGGACTATCCTGTGGGCCAGGTCCGAGTGGGCGGCGTCGGAGAAGAGATCCGGCATCTTCAGAAGTTCCTCGCACCTGGCGATGCCCTCTTCCGTCATAACCACGTTCCGTTCCTTCTCGTCCTTTTCGTAGTCCCGACCCTCCCGGAGCTGCCGGGCCACCCGGTCGGACAGGGTGTACATATCCACGTTGTCGTCGGAGGGGCCGGAGATGATCAGCGGGGTCCGCGCCTCGTCTATGAGGATGGAGTCCACCTCGTCCACGATGCAGTAGGAATGTCCCCGCTGGACGATGTGGTCCTCCGAAGTGGCCATGTTGTCCCTAAGGTAGTCGAAGCCGAATTCGCTGTTCGTTCCGTAGGTGATGTCCGCCCTGTAGGCAGCGAACCGCTCCGCCTGGTCCATGTAGGCGTAGATGACGCCGACCGTGAGGCCGAGAAAGGAGTAAATGGGCCCCATCCATTCGGCATCCCGGCGGGCGAGATAGTCGTTCACCGTCACCACGTGGACGCCTTTGCCGGAGAGGGCATTGAGCACCACCGCCAGGGTGGCTACCAGCGTCTTGCCTTCACCGGTCTTCATCTCCGTGATTTTTCCCTCGTGGAGGGCCATTCCGCCCATGAGCTGGACATCGAAGTGGCGGAGCCCGATGGTCCGCTTCGAGACCTCCCTGACTACGGCAAAAACCTCGGGAAGAAGATCGTCGGGGGATTCGCCGCTTTCAAGGCGCCGTCTGAACTCCGGCCCCTTGTTCCTGAGTTCTTCGTCCGACAGGGCCGCTGTTTCGGGCTCGAGGCGGTTGATCTCATCCGCCTTTTCCCTGTAGCGTTTGAGCGCCCGGTCATTGGGATCGAGGCCCAGGACTTTTTTCAGTTTATCGAGCATTACGTCACCTCAAATGAAAGATCGGCCGCGGGGTGAACTTTCCCACGGCAGTTCACACCAGGACATTATATGCTCCGGGAGTG encodes:
- the secA gene encoding preprotein translocase subunit SecA, whose product is MLDKLKKVLGLDPNDRALKRYREKADEINRLEPETAALSDEELRNKGPEFRRRLESGESPDDLLPEVFAVVREVSKRTIGLRHFDVQLMGGMALHEGKITEMKTGEGKTLVATLAVVLNALSGKGVHVVTVNDYLARRDAEWMGPIYSFLGLTVGVIYAYMDQAERFAAYRADITYGTNSEFGFDYLRDNMATSEDHIVQRGHSYCIVDEVDSILIDEARTPLIISGPSDDNVDMYTLSDRVARQLREGRDYEKDEKERNVVMTEEGIARCEELLKMPDLFSDAAHSDLAHRIVQALKAHVLFQKDVHYVVKDGEILIVDEFTGRLMMGRRYSDGLHQAIEAKEGVKVGRESQTLATITLQNYFRMYRKLAGMTGTAATEAEEFKEIYGLEVIVVPTNVDMIRNDYPDVIYRTVAEKFAAVADEIQESHSLGCPVLVGTTSIENSERISKLLKSRKVPHQVLNAKHHEREAQIVAQAGHLGAVTVATNMAGRGTDILLGGNPEFLAKEALRSENRDPSKEQEVYASLLEKFREQCRAERERVKELGGLKIIGTERHEARRIDNQLRGRAGRQGDPGSSRFYLSLEDDLLRLFGSERIQGLMEKLGMEEGESIEHPLLTRAIASAQKKVEEMHFDIRKQLLAYDNVMNRQREAVYAERQQILSDDGIVDRVWEVIDGVVEDILEKYFPEEGESDPVRAQARLKAIFGPGLEGHLEGVDNPRDMLGRKDGLKEEIRGRFLSKVETFGEEGGDLLRFLILHTLDNGWKDHLLAMDELRRGIGLRAIGQKDPLLEYQFESYNLFQEMMERVRESVAELVFRVRVVSDTGRGRSAELRESREFVLPFSGGSAERPAPAGEGPRKPVRKGPKVGRNDPCPCGSGKKYKYCCGAGK